From Cystobacter fuscus DSM 2262, one genomic window encodes:
- a CDS encoding ABC transporter ATP-binding protein, whose translation MSGPLLEAVGVSIQFGGLKALSDFNLAIHPGDLQGLIGPNGAGKTTAFNVLTGVYRPTQGEVRVNGVRVNGRLPHQINQAGLARTFQNIRLFRALTALDNVKVACRAQGALHQNGQVGMGAKLREALGNYRDWWRAMLLTPAFQAEERELTRQAEHLLEVMGLAHRRNEEARNLPYGEQRRLEIARALGTRPRVLLLDEPAAGMNTREKADLMVLIRKLRDDFQLGILVIEHDMKLVMGICEKITVLDHGEKIAWGAPAEVRSDRKVIEAYLGDSYLESQGQSHGGPA comes from the coding sequence ATGAGCGGACCACTGCTCGAAGCCGTGGGAGTGAGCATCCAGTTCGGAGGCCTCAAGGCGCTCTCGGACTTCAACCTCGCCATTCATCCGGGAGACCTGCAGGGGCTCATCGGTCCGAATGGCGCGGGCAAGACGACCGCGTTCAACGTGCTCACCGGCGTGTACCGGCCCACCCAGGGCGAGGTGCGCGTGAACGGGGTGCGGGTGAACGGGCGGCTGCCGCATCAGATCAACCAGGCGGGGCTCGCGCGCACCTTCCAGAACATCCGCCTGTTCCGGGCGCTCACGGCGCTGGACAACGTGAAGGTGGCGTGCCGGGCCCAGGGCGCGCTGCACCAGAACGGCCAGGTGGGGATGGGGGCGAAGCTGCGCGAGGCCCTCGGCAACTACCGCGACTGGTGGCGGGCGATGCTGCTGACACCGGCCTTCCAGGCCGAGGAGCGCGAGCTGACCCGGCAGGCCGAGCACCTGCTGGAGGTGATGGGGCTCGCGCATCGCCGGAACGAGGAGGCGCGCAACCTGCCCTACGGCGAGCAGCGGCGCCTGGAGATCGCCCGGGCGTTGGGCACGCGGCCGCGGGTGTTGCTGCTGGACGAGCCGGCGGCGGGCATGAACACGCGCGAGAAGGCGGACCTGATGGTGCTCATCCGCAAGCTCCGGGATGACTTCCAGTTGGGCATCCTCGTCATCGAGCACGACATGAAGCTGGTGATGGGCATCTGCGAGAAGATCACGGTGCTCGACCACGGCGAGAAGATCGCCTGGGGAGCGCCGGCCGAGGTGCGCAGTGACCGCAAGGTCATCGAGGCGTACCTGGGAGACAGCTATCTGGAGTCGCAAGGACAGTCGCACGGAGGCCCGGCGTGA
- a CDS encoding branched-chain amino acid ABC transporter permease: protein MEPDLDVSSSSRVPPSLRGILPLLIALPVLLVLELLLRDSPFASYLLSVMGVNVLLAVSLNIVNGMTGQFSIGHAGFMAVGAYISGITSLALEDVAISFLPVAVSDQVFLLVSLLVAGGAAALAGFLVGLPSLRLRGDYLAIVTLGFGEIIRVVVTNTEAFGRALGLSGIPQTSSVAMVGLWVFLSVLVARRIAGSSHGRSLLAIREDEVAAEAMGVNTTGYKVRAFVVSSFFAGVAGGLFAHFVPIINPGSFTFVKSMEVVVMVVLGGLGSTTGAIVAAVFLTLLPEVMRSVFSLVGSESTLAQQVDQIRMPVYGLLLVALMLARPQGLFGTKELWDVVPRWLPRRRKGM from the coding sequence ATGGAACCGGACCTCGACGTGTCTTCTTCCTCCCGGGTGCCGCCCTCGCTGCGCGGCATCCTCCCGTTGCTCATCGCGCTCCCGGTGCTGCTGGTGCTGGAGCTGTTGCTGCGCGACTCCCCCTTCGCCTCCTACCTCCTGTCCGTCATGGGGGTGAACGTCCTGCTCGCGGTGAGTCTCAACATCGTGAACGGGATGACGGGTCAGTTCTCCATCGGCCACGCGGGGTTCATGGCGGTGGGCGCCTACATCTCGGGCATCACGTCGCTCGCGTTGGAGGACGTGGCCATCTCCTTCCTGCCGGTGGCGGTGAGCGACCAGGTGTTCCTGCTGGTGTCGCTGCTGGTGGCGGGTGGCGCCGCGGCGCTGGCGGGCTTCCTGGTGGGCCTGCCCTCGCTGCGCCTGCGCGGGGACTACCTGGCCATCGTGACGTTGGGCTTCGGGGAAATCATTCGTGTCGTGGTGACCAACACCGAGGCGTTCGGCCGCGCGCTGGGGTTGAGCGGCATTCCCCAGACGTCCTCGGTGGCCATGGTGGGCCTGTGGGTGTTCCTGAGCGTGCTGGTGGCGCGCCGCATCGCCGGCTCCAGCCACGGTCGCAGCCTGCTGGCCATCCGCGAGGACGAGGTGGCGGCCGAGGCGATGGGTGTGAACACCACGGGCTACAAGGTGCGCGCCTTCGTGGTGTCCTCGTTCTTCGCGGGCGTGGCGGGCGGGCTGTTCGCCCACTTCGTGCCCATCATCAACCCGGGCTCCTTCACCTTCGTGAAGTCGATGGAGGTGGTGGTGATGGTGGTGCTCGGGGGCCTGGGCTCCACCACGGGCGCCATCGTGGCGGCGGTGTTCCTCACCCTGCTGCCCGAGGTCATGCGCTCGGTGTTCTCCCTGGTGGGCTCGGAGAGCACCCTGGCGCAGCAGGTGGATCAGATCCGCATGCCCGTCTACGGCCTGTTGCTGGTGGCGCTGATGCTGGCGCGGCCCCAGGGGTTGTTCGGAACGAAGGAACTGTGGGACGTCGTGCCACGCTGGCTGCCTCGGCGCCGCAAGGGGATGTGA
- the thpR gene encoding RNA 2',3'-cyclic phosphodiesterase yields MRLFVAVTLGSSVEEAATAALEQLRGLAPRARWVPPANLHLTLNFLGEVDDERAARVKQVLEQVGPRHEPLVLSIQGGGSFGAQSHPRVLWAGVEGNTAALGALQADVAEGLRPLGFEPEHRSYVAHLTLARAKQPRGDRELAGCVRALQDARWGEARVDGLVLFESLGGHYHPRARIPLGARAP; encoded by the coding sequence ATGCGACTCTTCGTCGCCGTGACGTTGGGCAGCAGCGTGGAGGAGGCGGCCACCGCGGCCCTGGAGCAGTTGCGCGGCCTGGCGCCACGCGCGCGCTGGGTTCCTCCGGCCAACCTGCACCTGACCCTGAACTTCCTGGGAGAGGTGGACGACGAGCGGGCCGCCCGGGTGAAGCAGGTGCTCGAGCAGGTGGGGCCGCGGCATGAGCCCCTGGTGCTGAGCATCCAGGGCGGAGGGAGCTTCGGGGCGCAGTCACACCCGCGGGTGCTGTGGGCGGGAGTCGAGGGGAACACGGCCGCGCTGGGCGCGCTCCAGGCGGACGTGGCGGAGGGATTGCGGCCCCTGGGCTTCGAGCCCGAGCACCGCTCGTACGTGGCGCACCTCACGCTGGCGCGGGCGAAACAGCCCCGGGGAGACCGGGAGCTGGCCGGGTGCGTGCGAGCCCTCCAGGACGCGCGCTGGGGCGAGGCGCGGGTGGATGGCCTCGTGCTCTTCGAGAGCCTCGGTGGCCACTACCATCCCCGCGCCCGGATTCCCCTGGGCGCTCGGGCCCCCTGA
- a CDS encoding putative metal-binding motif-containing protein: MSSRLVLLVGLVACLSIGCRDQGAVKLTISFPNFKPGCIRVSVKDAQGAGEERSMELQEQLAGKKRGEKVTVAAFREEGWGSILTVTATAFEQQCSDKPVFTASDSVDVGRGVSSAALTLVADDTDEDGYVSKASGGTDCNDGEATVHPGQAELCNTRDDNCDGKPDEGFEKVGQQCGTGSTCQTWACDAVGAMSCQDVIPQWYRDQDGDGEGDPQQGLSQCAQPVGYVNNDRDCDDKRKERYSTATELCNGVNDNCDDVVDEGFNTGATCTGELNCGGTIECVTTTQSACKVVTSTWYPDGDKDGHGATGAGTKVCGDTAPSSYYVASSDDCDDTKNNVYTGAPEFCDALDNDCDNQKDEDFDVGVACDAGNQCTGAKECAPGGKSTQCKSTTPPTQYYVDNDFDQYGQNTPGPLTCSAPGAGYATQSGDCDDGNRFTHPNAAEVCDLADNDCDTEKDEGDVCPTTPAWTNYPSPSPDSETWYSVALYGNGGVWVAGGDNFHQRKPTETSFQDLSTCTAGASVYSVATTPGSGDALLGGNDGFMARYDPTSEQCVSPGKKSVDTHIKGATAFPLGNDIEAHFVGFNTNGPDKGRAFRVITPQGTSYDTQSVSEELTDVHGLSQDTLFAVGGANTSSIYRFDKTSGNWSPETIPNGGGTLLGVWVVNPKLAYAVGNNGTMYGWNGSAWSKFLPTPPGDHLSSVVAFGSRSIYISTLTGRVYHYNGSAWTKAFDLGSVTPGQFRDIAANNPGDIWVVGNKGNRYHWPQ, translated from the coding sequence ATGTCCTCACGTCTCGTACTCCTCGTGGGCCTGGTGGCCTGCTTGAGCATTGGCTGTCGTGATCAGGGAGCGGTGAAGCTCACCATCTCCTTTCCGAACTTCAAACCCGGCTGCATCCGCGTGAGCGTGAAGGACGCTCAAGGCGCGGGCGAGGAGCGCTCGATGGAGCTCCAGGAGCAGCTCGCGGGGAAGAAGCGCGGCGAGAAGGTGACGGTGGCGGCGTTTCGCGAGGAGGGCTGGGGCTCGATACTCACCGTCACCGCGACGGCGTTCGAGCAGCAGTGCTCGGACAAGCCCGTGTTCACCGCGTCGGACTCCGTCGACGTGGGCCGGGGCGTCTCCTCCGCGGCGCTGACGCTCGTGGCGGATGACACGGACGAGGATGGCTACGTCTCCAAGGCGAGTGGCGGCACGGACTGCAATGACGGCGAGGCCACGGTGCACCCCGGGCAGGCGGAGCTGTGCAACACCCGGGATGACAACTGCGACGGCAAACCAGACGAGGGCTTCGAGAAGGTCGGCCAGCAGTGCGGCACGGGGAGCACGTGCCAGACCTGGGCCTGTGATGCCGTGGGAGCCATGAGCTGCCAGGACGTCATTCCCCAGTGGTACCGCGACCAGGATGGGGACGGCGAAGGCGACCCCCAGCAGGGCCTGAGCCAGTGCGCCCAGCCGGTGGGCTACGTGAACAACGACCGCGACTGCGACGACAAACGCAAGGAGCGCTACAGCACCGCGACCGAGCTGTGCAACGGGGTGAACGACAACTGTGATGACGTGGTCGACGAGGGGTTCAACACCGGCGCCACCTGCACGGGCGAACTCAACTGTGGGGGCACGATCGAATGTGTCACAACCACTCAGTCCGCGTGCAAAGTCGTGACGAGCACCTGGTACCCGGATGGGGACAAGGACGGCCATGGCGCAACGGGCGCGGGAACGAAAGTCTGCGGAGACACTGCGCCCAGTAGCTACTACGTCGCCAGCTCGGATGACTGCGATGACACGAAGAACAACGTGTACACCGGCGCCCCGGAATTCTGCGACGCGCTGGACAACGACTGCGACAACCAGAAGGACGAGGACTTCGACGTAGGCGTGGCGTGCGACGCGGGCAATCAGTGTACGGGCGCGAAGGAGTGCGCACCGGGTGGAAAAAGTACCCAGTGCAAATCCACGACGCCTCCCACTCAATACTACGTGGACAACGACTTCGACCAATACGGCCAGAACACCCCGGGTCCCCTGACGTGCAGTGCTCCAGGTGCCGGATACGCGACCCAAAGTGGGGACTGCGATGATGGCAACCGGTTCACCCACCCCAATGCGGCCGAGGTGTGCGATCTGGCGGACAACGATTGCGACACCGAGAAGGATGAAGGGGACGTGTGTCCCACGACTCCAGCTTGGACGAACTACCCATCGCCTTCGCCTGATTCGGAGACTTGGTATTCCGTGGCGCTCTATGGAAATGGAGGCGTGTGGGTCGCTGGCGGTGACAATTTCCACCAGCGCAAACCCACAGAGACGAGCTTCCAGGACCTCAGCACCTGCACGGCAGGGGCAAGCGTGTACAGCGTTGCCACGACTCCGGGCTCAGGGGACGCCCTGCTCGGAGGGAACGACGGGTTCATGGCGCGGTACGACCCGACCAGCGAGCAGTGTGTAAGCCCGGGGAAGAAGTCCGTGGATACGCACATCAAGGGTGCCACCGCCTTCCCCCTTGGAAACGACATCGAAGCCCACTTCGTGGGATTCAACACGAATGGCCCGGACAAAGGACGTGCGTTCCGGGTGATCACGCCCCAAGGCACCAGCTACGACACCCAGTCCGTGTCCGAGGAGCTGACGGACGTGCATGGCCTCTCACAAGACACGCTGTTCGCCGTCGGTGGGGCAAACACGTCCAGTATCTACCGGTTCGACAAAACCTCGGGGAACTGGAGTCCAGAGACCATTCCCAACGGAGGAGGCACCCTCCTGGGTGTCTGGGTCGTGAATCCCAAGCTGGCCTATGCCGTGGGCAACAATGGAACCATGTACGGTTGGAATGGTTCTGCCTGGAGCAAGTTCTTGCCCACGCCGCCGGGTGACCACCTCAGCTCGGTGGTGGCCTTTGGGAGCCGTTCCATCTACATCTCCACGCTGACTGGGAGGGTCTACCATTACAACGGCAGTGCGTGGACGAAGGCGTTCGATCTCGGCTCGGTAACACCCGGTCAGTTCCGAGACATCGCGGCGAACAATCCAGGAGACATCTGGGTCGTGGGCAACAAAGGCAATCGCTACCACTGGCCCCAGTGA
- a CDS encoding branched-chain amino acid ABC transporter permease: MSQLIQHLINGIAAGTIYALVALGYTMVYGVLKLINFAHGDVMMVGVYMGYATALMLGRQARGSVGGVLLIFLVAMVGCALLGFLIERFAYRPLREKPRLTALITAIGISFTLSYGFQLDIGFLPGSAPRAFPQIIKPAQWFTLGDPEFPDVVLWNWQVISLMVAVALMAGLQFLVYRTRFGRAMRAVSFDHRVAALMGIPTDRIISVTFMIGSALAAGAGLLYAIKDTSVSPLMGLYVGLKAFVAAVIGGIGNVPGAMVGGLLLGLVEEFVVGYAASTWRDAVAFGFLILVLLVRPGGLFGRVAAEKV; the protein is encoded by the coding sequence ATGTCCCAGCTCATCCAGCATCTCATCAACGGCATCGCCGCGGGCACGATCTACGCACTGGTCGCGCTCGGCTACACGATGGTGTACGGCGTGCTCAAGCTCATCAACTTCGCCCACGGCGACGTGATGATGGTTGGCGTGTACATGGGCTACGCGACGGCCTTGATGCTCGGACGGCAGGCGCGGGGCTCGGTGGGCGGCGTGCTGCTCATCTTCCTCGTGGCCATGGTGGGCTGCGCGCTCCTGGGTTTCCTCATCGAGCGCTTCGCCTACCGGCCGCTGCGCGAGAAGCCTCGGCTCACCGCGCTCATCACCGCCATCGGCATCTCGTTCACGCTCTCGTACGGCTTCCAGTTGGACATCGGGTTCCTGCCGGGCTCGGCGCCGCGCGCCTTCCCGCAGATCATCAAGCCGGCGCAGTGGTTCACGCTCGGCGACCCCGAGTTCCCGGATGTGGTGCTGTGGAACTGGCAGGTCATCTCGCTCATGGTGGCGGTGGCGCTGATGGCGGGCCTGCAGTTCCTCGTCTACCGCACCCGCTTCGGGCGGGCGATGCGCGCGGTGTCCTTCGATCACCGCGTGGCGGCGCTGATGGGCATCCCCACCGATCGCATCATCTCGGTGACCTTCATGATCGGCAGCGCGCTGGCGGCGGGAGCGGGTCTGCTCTACGCCATCAAGGACACCTCGGTGAGTCCGCTGATGGGGCTGTACGTGGGCCTCAAGGCCTTCGTGGCGGCGGTCATCGGGGGCATCGGCAACGTGCCGGGCGCCATGGTGGGCGGCCTGCTGCTGGGGCTCGTGGAGGAGTTCGTGGTGGGCTATGCGGCGAGCACCTGGCGTGACGCGGTGGCCTTTGGCTTCTTGATCCTCGTGCTGCTCGTCCGTCCCGGAGGCCTGTTCGGCCGGGTCGCGGCGGAGAAGGTCTGA
- a CDS encoding ABC transporter ATP-binding protein, which translates to MSEAQVKLLGTRPEFPPLLAVEGLKVSYGAIQALRGVTLTVGKGEVVALIGANGAGKTSTLRAVSGMLKPVGGRISFLGEDITGKKAHQLVPKGMAHAPEGRGIFPNLTVLENLELGAYLRKDADGIQADLEKSYTLFPRLKDRRNQLAGTLSGGEQQMLAIARALLSRPTLLLLDEPSLGLAPQVTESIFRNLRDVNAAGVSILLVEQNAHLALNFAHYGYVLETGEVVMAGAGKALLDSPEIRKAYLGE; encoded by the coding sequence GTGAGCGAGGCGCAGGTGAAACTGTTGGGCACGCGCCCCGAGTTTCCACCGCTGCTGGCGGTGGAGGGGTTGAAGGTCTCCTATGGGGCCATCCAGGCGCTGCGGGGCGTGACGCTGACGGTGGGCAAGGGCGAGGTGGTGGCGCTCATCGGCGCCAATGGCGCGGGCAAGACGAGCACGCTGCGCGCGGTGAGCGGGATGCTCAAGCCGGTGGGCGGGCGCATCTCCTTCCTGGGTGAGGACATCACCGGGAAGAAGGCGCACCAGCTGGTGCCCAAGGGCATGGCGCACGCACCCGAGGGCCGGGGCATCTTCCCGAACCTCACGGTGCTGGAGAACCTGGAGCTGGGGGCCTATCTGCGCAAGGACGCGGACGGCATCCAGGCGGACCTGGAGAAGAGCTACACGCTCTTTCCGCGGCTCAAGGATCGGCGCAATCAACTGGCGGGGACGCTGTCGGGAGGCGAGCAGCAGATGCTGGCCATTGCCCGCGCGCTGCTCAGCCGGCCCACGCTGCTGCTGTTGGACGAGCCCTCGTTGGGGCTGGCGCCACAGGTGACGGAGAGCATCTTCCGCAACCTCCGGGACGTGAACGCCGCGGGGGTGAGCATCCTGCTGGTGGAGCAGAACGCCCACCTGGCGTTGAACTTCGCCCACTACGGCTACGTGCTGGAGACGGGCGAGGTGGTGATGGCGGGAGCGGGCAAGGCGCTCTTGGACAGCCCGGAGATCCGCAAGGCCTACCTGGGCGAGTAA
- a CDS encoding ABC transporter substrate-binding protein encodes MRRFTPLFLAVFALFSAACEKKSQPTPAGTDSQGQAAQPAPTGGTPPAADTLLLGEVSSLTGSQATFGVSTQRGVELAVKEANAAGGVKGKKLAVRVYDNQSKPEEAAQATTRLVTQDKVLVILGDVASSNSLAMAEKAQAAGVPMITPASTNPSVTEKGDYIFRVCFIDPFQGFVMAKFARENLKLDQVAVLQDNKSAYSIGLKEVFTQKFSEMGGKVLTTESYSQGDTDFRAQLTAIKKTKPQAIYVPGYYNDVGLVARQARELGLSVPLLGGDGWDSEKLFELAGDALDGAYFSNHYSPQNPDERVKKFIADYTAAYGGTPDAIAALAYDSARVAIAGIEKSKDLTGASIRDAIAQTKDFPGVAGTITLDEKRNPVKSAVILKVGEGKANFVTTVKP; translated from the coding sequence ATGCGCCGTTTCACTCCGCTATTCCTCGCAGTGTTCGCGCTCTTTTCGGCTGCCTGCGAAAAGAAGTCGCAGCCTACTCCCGCTGGTACGGACTCTCAGGGCCAGGCCGCCCAGCCTGCTCCCACGGGGGGCACGCCGCCCGCCGCCGATACCCTGTTGCTGGGCGAGGTGAGCAGCCTCACCGGCTCCCAGGCCACCTTCGGTGTGTCCACGCAGCGCGGTGTGGAACTGGCCGTCAAGGAGGCCAATGCCGCGGGCGGGGTGAAGGGCAAGAAGCTCGCGGTGCGCGTCTACGACAACCAGAGCAAGCCCGAGGAGGCGGCCCAGGCCACCACCCGCCTCGTCACCCAGGACAAGGTGCTGGTCATCCTCGGCGACGTGGCTTCGTCCAACTCCCTGGCCATGGCCGAGAAGGCGCAGGCGGCCGGGGTGCCGATGATCACCCCCGCCTCGACCAACCCGTCCGTGACGGAGAAGGGTGACTACATCTTCCGCGTCTGCTTCATCGACCCGTTCCAGGGCTTCGTGATGGCGAAGTTCGCGCGCGAGAACCTGAAGCTGGACCAGGTCGCCGTCCTCCAGGACAACAAGAGCGCCTACTCCATCGGCCTCAAGGAGGTGTTCACCCAGAAGTTCTCGGAGATGGGCGGCAAGGTGCTGACCACGGAGAGCTACTCGCAGGGCGACACCGACTTCCGCGCGCAGCTCACCGCCATCAAGAAGACGAAGCCGCAGGCCATCTACGTTCCGGGCTACTACAACGACGTGGGCCTCGTCGCCCGCCAGGCGCGCGAGCTGGGTCTGTCGGTGCCGCTGCTGGGCGGGGACGGTTGGGACTCGGAGAAGCTGTTCGAGCTGGCCGGCGACGCGCTGGATGGCGCCTACTTCTCCAATCACTACTCGCCGCAGAACCCGGATGAGCGCGTGAAGAAGTTCATCGCGGACTACACGGCGGCCTACGGTGGCACGCCGGACGCGATCGCGGCGCTGGCGTATGACTCGGCTCGCGTGGCGATCGCCGGCATCGAGAAGAGCAAGGACCTGACGGGCGCCTCCATCCGCGACGCCATCGCCCAGACGAAGGACTTCCCGGGCGTGGCTGGCACCATCACGCTGGACGAGAAGCGCAACCCCGTGAAGTCGGCGGTGATCCTCAAGGTTGGCGAAGGCAAGGCCAACTTCGTCACCACTGTCAAACCGTAA
- a CDS encoding PQQ-binding-like beta-propeller repeat protein produces the protein MCGIRSSQGSSQDATFREREPHAIHEDWTVQECEEVIVVMWRKVLGLLLLGALCACTQPINRCETATDCRSGALCLQNVCVYDGEIDSQACDRPCATYEACSALTLKCQPRFTGLVVSPSDATVIDGGTLSVRAELQVTPGFAANFPATLNIGVTRVDGGTVASLPTTTEGDGVYSTQWNPSGEGAYRLTAAYPEQGGPSSTVGLTVDTTGPLLSVVPTASPSREPDGGFLYKDPSAPSAWRRDQTATVRVESSSTDLDPQSVSVLVRGFDGGVALEGLSLASATPCEGKAYCATVDVPLWKPGLPAFRGEFAVEVSAKDRVGNQTSGRGSIPVTRWKWRQDIVSATITAAPAVGNKGVLYVGTTNGGNNDGRLLALSEDGRLLWEASTGAVVASPAVGNALPDGTERVYAAHRKGSNSRVGFYKGSSTFITPCTDSSSAGVLVQSALAIGQVSVGNASETVYGVYTGRLGGTLFAVRPDESDSLVQCPTTPNTGDVVAPGSMLASGSSVVLGTSTGRLKSFALGANGFWNSSAQWDRPLGVVNPTAMAVADGKIFGGSNDGTNSRLFTAPLDGGQDPTNTPTGSPTWNASIGGSPETRVVVGLQSNNLLSLDAADGGTQSIQTPSEVIKGAPVWGAGGYVYTASSTSGVIQARRPLEHIEWQFDAESPIEASMNLDCSRAADGGVLSGMPGVLYAASQDGRVFAIVVDSPGLDSTAPWPKYQHDSRNTGNPDTPLTSCP, from the coding sequence GTGTGCGGAATCAGGTCATCGCAGGGGAGTTCCCAGGACGCAACCTTCCGCGAGCGGGAACCCCATGCTATCCACGAAGACTGGACCGTCCAAGAGTGTGAAGAGGTGATCGTCGTGATGTGGCGCAAGGTCCTCGGACTGTTGCTGTTGGGCGCGCTCTGCGCGTGCACGCAGCCGATCAATCGGTGCGAGACCGCGACCGACTGTCGCTCTGGTGCACTGTGCCTGCAGAACGTCTGTGTCTACGACGGAGAGATCGACAGCCAGGCGTGTGACCGACCCTGCGCCACCTACGAGGCCTGTTCCGCGTTGACGTTGAAATGCCAGCCGCGGTTCACGGGGCTGGTGGTGAGTCCGAGCGACGCGACGGTGATCGATGGAGGAACGCTGTCCGTGCGGGCGGAGCTACAGGTGACGCCCGGGTTCGCGGCGAACTTCCCCGCGACGTTGAACATCGGTGTGACGCGAGTGGACGGAGGGACGGTCGCCTCGCTGCCGACGACGACGGAAGGTGATGGGGTCTACAGCACGCAGTGGAATCCCTCGGGGGAGGGCGCCTACCGGCTGACGGCGGCGTATCCCGAGCAGGGTGGGCCGAGCAGCACGGTGGGGCTGACGGTGGACACGACGGGCCCGTTGCTGTCGGTGGTGCCGACGGCCTCGCCGAGCCGGGAGCCGGATGGTGGCTTCCTCTACAAGGACCCCTCGGCACCGAGTGCGTGGCGTAGGGATCAGACGGCGACGGTGCGGGTCGAATCCAGTTCGACGGACCTGGATCCGCAAAGCGTGAGCGTGCTCGTGCGTGGATTCGACGGAGGGGTTGCGCTGGAGGGGCTGAGCCTGGCTTCGGCGACTCCGTGCGAGGGGAAAGCGTATTGCGCGACGGTCGATGTGCCCCTGTGGAAGCCGGGCCTGCCTGCGTTCCGCGGCGAGTTCGCCGTTGAAGTGAGTGCGAAGGATCGGGTGGGCAACCAGACTTCCGGTCGAGGGAGCATCCCCGTGACGCGCTGGAAGTGGCGACAAGATATTGTTTCAGCCACGATTACCGCCGCGCCCGCCGTGGGGAACAAAGGTGTCCTTTATGTCGGGACAACCAATGGCGGTAACAACGATGGGCGACTTCTGGCGCTCTCCGAGGATGGTCGTTTGCTATGGGAGGCGAGTACTGGAGCTGTCGTGGCCAGTCCTGCGGTGGGGAATGCGTTGCCTGATGGAACGGAACGTGTCTACGCTGCTCACAGAAAGGGCAGCAATAGTCGCGTTGGTTTCTATAAAGGTAGCAGTACTTTCATTACCCCGTGCACTGACTCCTCTTCGGCGGGAGTGCTCGTTCAATCGGCGCTGGCAATCGGTCAAGTCTCTGTAGGTAACGCCTCGGAAACAGTTTATGGCGTCTACACGGGGCGACTTGGAGGAACTCTCTTCGCTGTGCGTCCAGATGAGAGCGATTCTCTGGTTCAATGTCCGACGACTCCTAACACTGGCGATGTTGTTGCTCCGGGGTCGATGCTTGCTTCAGGGTCCTCTGTCGTTCTGGGCACTTCCACGGGCAGGTTGAAATCCTTCGCGCTGGGGGCCAATGGTTTCTGGAACAGCTCGGCGCAATGGGATCGTCCGCTCGGAGTGGTAAACCCCACGGCGATGGCCGTGGCGGATGGGAAGATCTTCGGCGGCAGCAACGATGGAACCAACAGCAGGCTGTTCACCGCGCCGCTGGATGGTGGGCAGGACCCGACGAACACCCCCACCGGCTCTCCGACCTGGAATGCCAGCATTGGTGGCTCGCCCGAGACCCGAGTGGTCGTGGGCCTCCAGAGCAACAACCTGCTCTCGTTGGATGCGGCGGATGGTGGGACGCAGAGCATCCAGACTCCCTCCGAGGTCATCAAGGGGGCTCCCGTCTGGGGCGCGGGTGGTTACGTTTACACCGCCAGCTCGACGAGTGGTGTCATCCAGGCGCGTCGGCCGTTGGAGCACATCGAGTGGCAATTCGACGCTGAATCCCCCATTGAAGCCTCGATGAACCTCGACTGTAGCCGGGCGGCGGATGGTGGCGTGCTGTCCGGCATGCCCGGGGTGTTGTACGCGGCGAGTCAGGACGGCAGGGTCTTCGCCATCGTCGTGGACAGCCCGGGGTTGGATTCCACCGCCCCCTGGCCCAAGTACCAGCACGATTCACGCAATACCGGCAATCCCGACACTCCTCTCACCTCTTGCCCCTAG